Proteins encoded by one window of Candidatus Falkowbacteria bacterium:
- a CDS encoding tryptophan-rich sensory protein, which translates to MKIIPIIVSILIAQTAGIIGSVFTASSVRTWFETLLKPDWNPPGWVFGPVWISLYTLMGISAYLVWQQRDISGAKLALSIYGVHLIFNTLWSILFFGLKNPGLAFVEIIVLLTLIIITTILFWKINPWAGALMIPYIAWVSFASVLNYTIWQLN; encoded by the coding sequence ATGAAAATAATACCAATTATTGTTTCAATCCTTATCGCCCAAACTGCCGGAATAATCGGCTCAGTTTTTACGGCCTCAAGTGTACGAACATGGTTTGAAACGCTCTTAAAGCCAGATTGGAATCCACCAGGATGGGTTTTTGGTCCAGTATGGATCTCACTTTATACCCTAATGGGAATTTCCGCTTACCTTGTATGGCAACAAAGAGATATCTCTGGAGCCAAACTTGCTCTTTCCATTTACGGAGTTCACTTAATCTTCAATACACTATGGTCAATTCTGTTTTTTGGCCTTAAAAATCCAGGTCTTGCATTTGTTGAAATTATTGTCCTACTTACCTTGATTATAATAACAACTATATTATTTTGGAAAATTAATCCATGGGCAGGTGCACTTATGATTCCATATATTGCATGGGTATCATTTGCATCAGTGCTTAACTATACAATTTGGCAATTAAACTAA
- a CDS encoding pyrimidine dimer DNA glycosylase, whose translation MRIWDIHVKHLCRKHLLGEHRELHGLWNIFTKHKGKGGYSHHPETKRWAGKLKALYDRHEALVVEMQKRNYKHNSPLEKKLATGKETQKVYINTAKEQKIILTKKPCTCFIENHTK comes from the coding sequence ATGAGAATTTGGGATATCCATGTAAAACATTTGTGTAGAAAGCACTTACTTGGAGAACATCGAGAACTCCATGGACTTTGGAATATTTTCACGAAACATAAAGGGAAGGGCGGGTATTCACACCACCCTGAAACAAAACGCTGGGCCGGAAAACTAAAAGCTCTCTACGACCGGCACGAAGCGCTAGTTGTTGAAATGCAAAAAAGAAATTACAAACACAATTCACCGCTTGAAAAAAAACTGGCAACAGGAAAAGAAACACAGAAAGTTTATATAAATACGGCAAAAGAACAAAAAATAATTTTAACTAAAAAACCTTGTACATGTTTTATTGAAAACCATACAAAATAA
- a CDS encoding histidine phosphatase family protein — protein sequence MNNQLIFLRHAKTQKDPSKVTTWLLTEEGEKAAQNLAESGVFDDIDIIITSTEQKAILTATPFAKKLQKEIIKIPELNEIHRGKGEFLSQEEFSKIKEQMFLDLDFTKDSWETSNNALKRFQMAISDIDNKYDNKKILIVSHGTVLSLYFADLLNELNKVMQRWLRLGFCDWGVIENNKVMKDIV from the coding sequence ATGAACAATCAATTAATTTTTTTACGACACGCAAAGACCCAGAAAGACCCCAGCAAAGTGACTACATGGTTATTGACCGAAGAAGGTGAAAAAGCAGCACAAAACCTGGCAGAATCCGGGGTTTTTGATGATATTGATATTATAATCACGTCAACTGAACAAAAAGCAATCTTAACTGCGACACCATTTGCAAAAAAATTACAAAAAGAAATAATAAAGATTCCTGAATTAAACGAGATACACAGAGGGAAAGGAGAATTTTTATCCCAGGAAGAATTTTCCAAGATAAAAGAACAAATGTTTCTGGACCTGGACTTCACAAAGGATAGCTGGGAAACATCAAATAATGCCTTAAAAAGATTTCAAATGGCAATATCTGATATTGATAATAAATATGACAATAAAAAAATACTGATCGTCTCCCATGGAACAGTTTTATCCTTGTATTTTGCTGATTTATTAAATGAATTAAATAAAGTGATGCAAAGATGGTTAAGACTTGGCTTTTGTGACTGGGGCGTAATTGAAAACAACAAAGTAATGAAAGATATAGTTTGA
- the maf gene encoding septum formation protein Maf, translated as MKKIILASTSPRRKEIMAKTRLKFKVVASDYEEDMSLKMPPLKLAKFLSKGKADSVAKKYRNHLIIGADTFVVLNNKLLGKPSDIADAKKMLKQISGKVLLIVTGYTIIDTGSGKSISKATETKVHIKKLKPSEIINYVKSGEPLDKAGAFGVQELGAVIIKKIEGDFYNVMGLPIFDLSQELKKFGVNII; from the coding sequence ATGAAAAAAATAATCCTAGCCTCAACTTCCCCACGCCGGAAAGAAATAATGGCCAAAACAAGACTAAAGTTCAAAGTTGTAGCCAGCGACTACGAAGAGGACATGAGCTTAAAAATGCCACCGCTAAAACTGGCTAAATTTTTGTCTAAAGGAAAAGCAGATTCAGTTGCAAAAAAATACCGTAATCATTTAATAATCGGGGCGGATACTTTTGTTGTTCTTAATAATAAACTGCTCGGAAAACCAAGCGATATCGCTGATGCAAAAAAAATGCTGAAACAAATCAGCGGAAAAGTTCTCTTGATCGTCACTGGTTATACGATAATTGATACCGGATCAGGCAAATCAATCTCAAAAGCAACTGAAACAAAAGTCCACATCAAAAAATTAAAACCTAGTGAAATAATTAATTACGTAAAGTCTGGCGAACCACTCGATAAAGCAGGTGCATTTGGCGTTCAAGAATTAGGTGCTGTAATTATCAAAAAAATAGAGGGAGACTTTTATAATGTAATGGGATTACCAATATTTGATCTATCACAAGAGTTGAAAAAGTTCGGAGTAAATATAATCTAA
- a CDS encoding fused MFS/spermidine synthase, with product MLEIAIFVCGAVVMIFELVGSRVLGPYFGTSIFVWTSLIGIILGSLSLGYYFGGKLADKKPSFNNLSLIIFLSAIFIGLTTFIKDFLLLILQANISDVRLSTVLATVALFLPASILLGMVSPYAAKLKLSSLSTSGSTIGNLYALSTAGSIFGTFLSGFYLIPHFGTNKLLIILSITLIIVSLALSARRLLSIKLSICVVLIIGWTTLNGISTLFEKNSFIDLDTAYNRIWIYDRLDTETNKTVKTIGINNENHSSMFLDSDELVNEYTKYYHLAKHFNPNFEKTLMLGGAGYSYPKDFLLNYPEATIDVVEIDPKVTELAKEYFRLKENPRLTIYHEDGRVYLNKTQKKYDVIFGDAFASRYSVPYQLTTIEAVQKKFKVLNDEGIVILNIISSIEGESGRFLRAEYATYKDIFPQVYLFPVRAPNDGSKRQNVMLVALKSEVEQPELFSNADPTLNEYLQHLWKKEIVNDTPILTDDHAPVDYYISKAI from the coding sequence ATCCTTGAAATAGCAATATTCGTATGTGGAGCTGTTGTTATGATTTTCGAACTTGTTGGTTCAAGAGTACTTGGACCATATTTTGGAACTTCAATTTTTGTTTGGACCAGTTTAATTGGAATTATCTTAGGAAGTCTCAGCTTGGGTTATTATTTTGGAGGAAAATTAGCTGATAAAAAACCCAGCTTTAATAATCTATCTTTGATTATCTTTTTATCCGCAATTTTCATTGGACTAACTACTTTTATTAAAGATTTCTTGCTCCTCATTCTACAAGCCAATATTTCAGATGTACGATTATCAACAGTTCTAGCAACTGTAGCTTTATTTTTACCGGCTAGTATTTTATTAGGAATGGTTTCTCCCTATGCTGCAAAGCTCAAATTAAGCAGCTTAAGCACTTCAGGCTCAACTATAGGTAATCTTTATGCACTTTCAACTGCCGGAAGTATATTTGGTACGTTCTTATCTGGGTTTTACTTAATTCCACACTTTGGCACTAACAAACTATTAATTATTTTATCAATAACTTTAATCATAGTTTCTTTAGCGCTTTCAGCTAGAAGGCTCTTGAGCATTAAATTATCAATTTGTGTTGTTTTGATTATTGGGTGGACTACACTTAATGGGATTAGTACTCTATTTGAAAAAAACAGTTTTATAGACCTGGATACAGCATATAACCGCATCTGGATTTACGATCGCCTGGATACAGAAACTAATAAGACAGTAAAGACGATTGGCATTAATAATGAGAATCACTCCTCAATGTTCTTGGACAGTGACGAACTGGTTAATGAGTACACTAAATATTATCATTTAGCAAAACACTTTAATCCAAACTTCGAAAAAACTTTGATGCTTGGCGGGGCAGGATACTCATATCCCAAAGACTTTTTACTTAATTATCCTGAAGCCACCATTGATGTCGTAGAAATCGACCCAAAAGTTACCGAACTCGCAAAAGAATATTTCCGACTAAAAGAAAACCCCAGATTAACTATTTACCATGAAGACGGTCGAGTTTATTTAAATAAAACGCAGAAAAAGTATGATGTAATATTCGGAGACGCTTTTGCCTCTCGCTATTCTGTACCGTATCAATTAACAACAATAGAGGCCGTTCAGAAAAAATTTAAGGTTTTAAATGATGAAGGAATTGTTATTCTAAATATTATATCCTCGATAGAGGGTGAGAGTGGCCGCTTCCTAAGAGCTGAATATGCTACATACAAAGATATCTTTCCTCAGGTTTACTTGTTTCCAGTAAGAGCTCCAAATGATGGTTCCAAAAGACAAAATGTTATGTTAGTGGCTTTAAAATCAGAGGTTGAACAACCTGAACTATTTAGTAATGCCGACCCGACGCTAAATGAATACTTGCAACATCT